A window of the Primulina eburnea isolate SZY01 unplaced genomic scaffold, ASM2296580v1 ctg241_ERROPOS200780, whole genome shotgun sequence genome harbors these coding sequences:
- the LOC140820871 gene encoding N-acylphosphatidylethanolamine synthase-like, translating to MRKMEWAARADHLGGVPRKLVFLAVGALSKAVVNLFNTTTVYNVETLLRLVRSRPSGVPLLTVSNHMSTMDDPLMWGLKDFPITDPKLGRWVLAAEDICFKNSMLSYFFRLGAFFSCFNGSLIDE from the exons ATGAGGAAGATGGAGTGGGCGGCGAGAGCGGACCACCTGGGTGGAGTACCTCGGAAGTTAGTGTTCTTGGCCGTGGGAGCACTCTCGAAGGCAGTAGTGAATCTGTTCAATACCACCACAGTTTACAACGTCGAAACCCTTCTCCGCCTCGTCCGATCCCGCCCTTCCGGCGTCCCGTTACTCACTGTCAGCAATCACATGTCAAC GATGGATGACCCGTTGATGTGGGGGCTTAAGGATTTCCCAATCACGGACCCAAAGTTAGGTAGATGGGTACTAGCTGCAGAAGACatatgcttcaaaaattccatgCTGTCGTATTTCTTCCGACTTGGTGCGTTTTTTTCATGTTTCAATGGTTCCTTGATTGATGAATGA
- the LOC140820877 gene encoding uncharacterized protein, whose amino-acid sequence MNTHLGIALVLSTASEKRRQQSVSTPFFASHVCVSPASVWGFCFFLSTAAALFSCFCSGFRLSSLHRSAFVDVRGTSNNAGAILVLGRDLVVVPKLIHQLPPAISSPETSPECHIKTRRCRNSMLTEHLHPTRGRPQAANDRVICT is encoded by the exons ATGAATACTCACCTGGGCATTG CCTTGGTTCTGTCCACCGCATCAGAGAAGCGCCGACAACAAAGCGTGTCTACTCCGTTCTTTGCTTCTCATGTTTGCGTTTCTCCTGCTTCTGTTTGGGGCTTCTGTTTTTTCCTCTCCACCGCGGCTGCGCTCTTCTCCTGCTTCTGTTCGGGGTTTCGGCTTTCTTCTCTCCACCGCTCGGCTTTTGTCGATGTTCGAG GTACTTCAAATAATGCTGGTGCTATCTTGGTATTGGGCAGAGATTTAGTTGTTGTTCCAAAACTAATTCACCAACTACCCCCGGCAATTTCATCTCCAGAGACTTCTCCCGAATGCCATATAAAGACACGTAGATGCAG GAACTCAATGCTAACAGAACACCTACACCCCACTAGAGGCCGTCCTCAAGCTGCTAATGACCGAG TGATTTGTACATAG
- the LOC140820880 gene encoding 2-methylpropanoate--CoA ligase CCL4-like, with protein sequence MYPLEQSPANYNSRLLSSPYLQETHTLPWKKSWKPSCKKFNSRAATKCIIQPSESVPLMNKKSVESVVQETERFTEHKVKQGSSAANSTPLTPIGFLERAAVVYGNCPSVIHNEKTYTWSETHARCVRLASSIVSLGVKKGEVVSVVAPNIPAMCELHFAVPMSGAILNNVNLRLDAKAISNLLQHSESKLVFVDYQASSSVQEAVSLFPPNLQRPILVLITEDNGDDCQINGKDDHYKIIYEKMVENGDAGFKWIRPDSEWEPITLNYTSGTTSSPKGVLNSHRGAFLIAMDSLLDWSVPKQPVYLWTLPMFHANGWSYAWGMAAVGGVNVCLRRVDGPSICEALRKYKVTNMCGAPVVLSMITNYLGGKHLDSPVQIMTAGAPPPAAVLGLAEKLGFIVSHGYGLTETGGPVVSCTWKKEWNNLPALERAKLKARQGVATIGFAEADVVDPETGASVKRDGTTIGEIVLKGGSVMLGYLKDPEGTSYCMKDNGWFYTGDVGVMHPDGYLEVKDRSKDIIICGGENLSSVEMESVLYSQPAVKEAAVVARPDTFWGETPCAFVSLKEDVKDKPTEKEIREFCKARMPLYMVPRTVVFMAELPKTSTGKIQKFLLRDMAKALPPKSTVSESDKINNA encoded by the coding sequence ATGTATCCACTTGAGCAATCTCCTGCAAATTATAATTCTAGGCTTCTTTCGTCACCATATCTCCAAGAAACTCACACCCTCCCGTGGAAGAAATCATGGAAACCGAGTTGTAAAAAGTTTAATTCCAGGGCTGCAACAAAATGCATCATTCAACCTTCAGAATCCGTGCCTCTCATGAATAAAAAATCTGTCGAATCTGTCGTTCAAGAAACTGAACGATTCACAGAACACAAGGTGAAGCAGGGATCTTCTGCGGCGAATTCAACCCCTCTCACCCCTATAGGGTTCTTGGAAAGGGCTGCTGTTGTTTATGGAAACTGCCCTTCTGTTATTCACAACGAGAAAACTTATACATGGTCTGAAACTCACGCCAGATGTGTGAGATTGGCCTCTTCGATTGTGTCGCTAGGCGTCAAGAAAGGCGAAGTTGTTTCTGTAGTGGCACCCAATATCCCTGCGATGTGTGAGCTCCATTTTGCGGTTCCTATGTCTGGCGCCATTCTTAATAATGTTAATCTTCGGCTGGATGCGAAAGCGATCTCCAATCTGCTACAGCACAGCGAGTCTAAGCTTGTGTTTGTTGATTATCAAGCATCTTCGTCAGTCCAGGAAGCTGTTTCATTGTTTCCTCCGAATCTGCAGCGCCCGATTTTAGTTCTGATCACAGAAGATAATGGAGATGATTGTCAGATCAATGGGAAAGATGATCATTACAAGATAATTTACGAAAAAATGGTCGAGAATGGTGATGCTGGTTTCAAATGGATTAGACCAGACAGCGAGTGGGAACCGATTACATTGAATTACACCTCCGGCACCACCTCTTCTCCTAAAGGAGTGCTGAACAGCCACCGAGGAGCATTCTTGATCGCAATGGATTCATTGCTTGATTGGTCTGTTCCAAAGCAGCCTGTGTACCTGTGGACACTTCCTATGTTCCACGCCAACGGGTGGTCCTACGCCTGGGGCATGGCCGCCGTTGGCGGAGTTAATGTGTGCCTCCGCCGTGTCGATGGACCCTCCATCTGTGAAGCATTACGCAAGTATAAAGTAACAAATATGTGTGGCGCACCAGTGGTGCTTAGCATGATAACAAATTACCTTGGCGGGAAACACCTTGATAGTCCAGTTCAAATCATGACCGCAGGAGCACCGCCTCCCGCGGCTGTTCTCGGCCTAGCGGAGAAATTAGGTTTCATCGTGAGTCATGGCTATGGGTTGACGGAGACCGGCGGGCCGGTGGTATCATGCACGTGGAAGAAAGAATGGAACAATCTGCCAGCCCTAGAAAGAGCCAAACTGAAAGCAAGACAAGGAGTGGCAACCATCGGATTCGCAGAGGCCGACGTCGTGGATCCCGAAACTGGGGCGAGCGTGAAAAGGGACGGAACAACAATCGGAGAAATCGTGTTAAAAGGTGGATCCGTGATGCTTGGGTATCTCAAAGATCCCGAAGGAACTTCGTATTGCATGAAAGACAATGGCTGGTTCTACACTGGAGATGTAGGCGTGATGCACCCGGATGGATACTTAGAAGTGAAAGACAGATCCAAGGATATCATCATCTGCGGCGGCGAGAATCTAAGCAGTGTTGAGATGGAGTCTGTGCTTTACTCCCAACCGGCGGTTAAAGAAGCGGCTGTGGTTGCTCGGCCGGATACTTTCTGGGGCGAGACGCCGTGCGCGTTCGTGAGTTTGAAGGAGGACGTGAAAGACAAGCCAACGGAGAAAGAGATAAGAGAATTCTGCAAGGCGAGGATGCCGCTTTATATGGTCCCAAGAACGGTGGTTTTCATGGCAGAGCTTCCGAAGACTTCGACTGGTAAAATCCAGAAATTTCTGCTCAGAGATATGGCGAAAGCTTTGCCCCCGAAGTCAACTGTGAGCGAATCCgataaaataaataatgcatAA